One Bosea sp. 685 DNA segment encodes these proteins:
- a CDS encoding YbjN domain-containing protein gives MMDLDLDAELDRPSNPLDLIERLAALNNWTFDRDSDDELSVAVTGGWADYHVAITWLAEVEAIHIACAFDLKVPDRRRAEVLQLVSLVNEQLWLGHFDLWSSENVVMYRHALLLSGGAEPTDEQAAALIKAAIDACERYFQAFQFVVWAGKTAKEGLEGAMLETVGEA, from the coding sequence ATGATGGATCTTGACCTGGACGCTGAACTCGACCGGCCTTCCAACCCCCTCGACCTGATCGAACGCTTAGCCGCTCTCAACAACTGGACCTTCGACCGTGACAGTGACGACGAACTCTCCGTCGCGGTCACGGGCGGCTGGGCCGATTACCACGTCGCCATCACCTGGCTCGCCGAGGTCGAAGCGATCCATATCGCCTGCGCCTTCGACCTGAAGGTGCCCGATCGCCGCCGGGCCGAGGTGCTGCAGCTCGTCAGTCTCGTCAACGAGCAGCTCTGGCTCGGCCATTTCGACCTCTGGAGCTCGGAAAACGTGGTGATGTATCGCCACGCTCTCCTGCTCTCGGGCGGGGCGGAGCCGACCGACGAGCAGGCCGCTGCGCTGATCAAGGCGGCGATCGACGCCTGCGAGCGCTACTTCCAGGCCTTCCAGTTCGTCGTCTGGGCGGGAAAGACGGCCAAGGAAGGCCTCGAAGGCGCGATGCTGGAGACGGTCGGCGAGGCCTGA
- a CDS encoding VUT family protein yields MTLDQQRRTEGLVALALFALTIPAANWLIGNLGTVCVPNGPCLVPVAPGIAAPSGVLMIGLALVLRDIVQRRLGPVAGLGAIAVGAAISAFLAPSAIVVASVAAFLISELADFAVYTPLQRRRFVTAVVASSVVGLIVDSIVFLWLAFGSLDFVAGQIIGKAWMVLFALPLMHLLRRRDERLGLMPA; encoded by the coding sequence ATGACACTTGACCAGCAGCGCCGCACCGAGGGTCTCGTTGCCCTCGCCCTCTTCGCTCTCACCATCCCCGCCGCGAATTGGCTGATCGGCAATCTCGGCACGGTCTGCGTGCCCAATGGCCCCTGCCTCGTGCCGGTCGCGCCCGGCATCGCCGCACCGAGCGGCGTGCTGATGATCGGCCTGGCGCTCGTGCTGCGCGACATCGTCCAGCGCCGGCTCGGCCCCGTCGCCGGCCTCGGCGCGATCGCCGTCGGCGCCGCGATCTCCGCCTTCCTCGCCCCCTCCGCCATCGTCGTCGCCTCGGTCGCCGCCTTCCTCATCTCCGAGCTGGCGGATTTCGCGGTCTATACGCCGCTTCAGCGCCGCCGTTTCGTCACCGCCGTCGTCGCCTCGAGCGTTGTCGGTCTCATCGTCGACAGCATCGTCTTCCTCTGGCTCGCCTTCGGCAGCCTGGATTTCGTCGCCGGCCAGATCATCGGCAAAGCCTGGATGGTGCTGTTCGCGCTGCCGTTGATGCATCTGCTGCGCCGCCGCGATGAGCGGCTGGGGTTGATGCCGGCTTGA
- a CDS encoding TetR/AcrR family transcriptional regulator: MARKPVSPTSETAAPPSDPRKRAIEALMRLSADRAWSEIELGDIATEAGLPLAGLRSLFPSKLAMLGGLTRLVDDAVLAGSSDDLAGEPIRERLFDLVMRRLDALAPYKTGLRRIMPAIRRDPLTLAALNRGAVNSWRYMLASAGIPTEDALGGLRVQGAVLLMARVGETWLGDDEPELSRTMARLDRELKTAGAIMARVEDVHRLTAPLRGLARALCSGKRPHIRRRERSEERQRGGDAEDYAPAI, encoded by the coding sequence ATGGCCCGCAAACCCGTTTCCCCGACATCCGAAACCGCAGCACCTCCGAGCGATCCGCGCAAACGGGCGATCGAGGCGCTGATGCGTCTTTCCGCCGATCGCGCCTGGAGCGAGATCGAACTCGGCGACATCGCCACGGAGGCGGGCCTGCCGCTCGCCGGTCTGCGCAGCCTCTTCCCCTCGAAGCTCGCCATGCTCGGCGGGCTGACACGTCTCGTCGATGACGCCGTGCTGGCGGGCTCTTCCGACGATCTCGCGGGCGAGCCCATCCGCGAGCGGCTCTTCGACCTCGTGATGCGCCGGCTCGACGCACTCGCACCCTATAAGACGGGTCTGCGCCGGATCATGCCGGCCATCCGGCGCGATCCGCTGACGCTTGCGGCCCTCAACCGCGGTGCGGTGAATTCCTGGCGCTACATGCTCGCCTCGGCCGGCATCCCGACCGAGGATGCGCTTGGCGGTCTGCGCGTGCAGGGCGCGGTGCTGTTGATGGCGCGCGTCGGCGAGACCTGGCTCGGCGATGACGAGCCCGAGCTCTCGCGGACGATGGCGCGGCTTGATCGCGAATTGAAGACGGCGGGTGCGATCATGGCGCGCGTCGAGGACGTCCACAGGCTCACCGCGCCGCTGCGCGGACTGGCCCGGGCGCTCTGCTCAGGCAAGCGGCCACATATCCGCCGCCGGGAACGCAGCGAGGAGCGCCAGCGCGGCGGCGATGCCGAGGATTACGCGCCCGCGATCTGA
- the proC gene encoding pyrroline-5-carboxylate reductase, whose product MSSSLPQTLVLIGAGKMGGAMLEGWLRIGMNPAGISLIDPKPSDEMVALATEKGMVLNPAAGAIAPAEVVVLATKPQMLDTAAPAVQAFIHPRTLLISILAGKTLGDLAARLPNANALIRAMPNLPASVQRGATAAAPGPGVSAAQRAMADALLGSIGKVEWLDNENLIDAVTAVSGSGPAYVFHLVECLAAAGAAAGLPPEIAERLARATIEGAGEMLFQSSLSPATLRQNVTSPGGTTAAALEVLMADDGLKPLMGRAVAAAKRRAEELSG is encoded by the coding sequence ATGTCCAGCTCGTTGCCGCAAACCCTCGTCCTCATCGGTGCGGGCAAGATGGGGGGCGCGATGCTGGAAGGCTGGCTGCGCATCGGCATGAATCCGGCCGGCATCAGCCTGATCGACCCCAAACCCTCCGACGAGATGGTGGCGCTCGCGACCGAGAAGGGCATGGTGCTCAACCCCGCGGCCGGCGCCATCGCCCCGGCCGAGGTCGTGGTGCTCGCGACCAAGCCGCAGATGCTCGATACCGCAGCACCCGCCGTCCAGGCCTTCATCCATCCCAGGACGCTGCTGATCTCGATCCTCGCCGGCAAGACGCTGGGCGATCTCGCCGCGCGCCTGCCGAACGCGAACGCGCTGATCCGCGCCATGCCGAACCTGCCGGCCTCGGTGCAGCGCGGCGCCACGGCGGCGGCTCCCGGCCCCGGCGTCAGCGCGGCGCAGCGGGCGATGGCCGACGCGCTGCTCGGCAGCATCGGCAAGGTCGAGTGGCTCGACAATGAGAACCTGATCGATGCCGTGACAGCCGTCTCCGGTTCGGGGCCGGCCTATGTCTTCCATCTCGTCGAATGCCTGGCGGCGGCGGGGGCGGCGGCGGGCTTGCCGCCCGAGATCGCCGAGAGGCTGGCGCGCGCCACGATCGAGGGGGCGGGCGAGATGCTGTTCCAGTCATCGCTTTCGCCTGCGACCCTGCGCCAGAACGTGACTTCGCCGGGCGGGACCACGGCTGCGGCCCTCGAGGTCCTGATGGCCGATGACGGGCTCAAGCCCCTGATGGGCCGGGCGGTGGCTGCCGCTAAACGTCGCGCCGAGGAGCTTTCGGGCTGA
- a CDS encoding ribose-phosphate pyrophosphokinase gives MPSSIKVVAGNSNRPLAEAICAHLGIPLAKASVRRFADMEVFVEIQENVRGQDVFIIQSTSFPTNDHLMELLIITDALRRSSARRITAVIPYFGYARQDRRASGRTPISAKLVSNLITHAGVDRVLTLDLHAGQIQGFFDIPTDNLFGAPLMSRDIKERLDWKNAMVVSPDVGGVVRARALAKRIDAPLAIVDKRRDRPGESEVMNIIGSVEGRSCILLDDIVDSGGTLCNAAEALLDQGAREVYAYITHGVLSGGAVARIANSKLKELVITDSILPTEAVKVARNIRVISIASLMGEAIERTASESSVSSLFD, from the coding sequence ATGCCCTCTTCGATCAAAGTCGTCGCCGGCAATTCCAACCGGCCGCTCGCGGAGGCGATCTGCGCGCATCTCGGCATTCCGCTCGCCAAGGCCTCCGTCAGGCGCTTCGCCGACATGGAGGTTTTCGTCGAGATCCAGGAGAATGTGCGCGGCCAGGATGTCTTCATCATCCAGTCGACCTCGTTCCCGACCAACGACCATCTGATGGAGTTGCTGATCATCACCGACGCACTGCGCCGCTCTTCGGCCAGGCGCATCACGGCGGTGATCCCCTATTTCGGCTATGCGCGGCAGGACCGCCGCGCGTCCGGCCGCACGCCGATCTCGGCCAAGCTCGTCTCCAACCTGATCACCCATGCCGGCGTCGACCGCGTGCTGACGCTCGATCTCCATGCCGGCCAGATCCAGGGCTTCTTCGACATCCCGACCGACAACCTGTTTGGCGCCCCCCTGATGTCGCGCGACATCAAGGAGCGGCTCGACTGGAAGAACGCCATGGTGGTCTCGCCCGATGTCGGCGGCGTGGTCCGCGCTCGTGCCCTCGCCAAGCGCATCGACGCGCCGCTGGCCATCGTCGACAAGCGCCGCGACCGCCCCGGTGAATCCGAGGTGATGAACATCATCGGCTCGGTTGAGGGGCGCTCTTGCATCCTGCTCGACGACATCGTCGATTCCGGCGGCACGCTCTGCAACGCCGCCGAAGCGCTGCTCGACCAGGGCGCAAGGGAAGTCTACGCCTACATCACCCATGGCGTGCTGTCGGGCGGCGCGGTGGCGCGCATCGCCAACTCCAAGCTCAAGGAACTGGTGATCACCGATTCCATTCTGCCGACCGAGGCCGTGAAGGTGGCGCGCAATATCCGCGTCATCTCGATCGCCTCGCTGATGGGCGAGGCGATCGAGCGCACGGCGAGTGAATCGAGCGTCTCCAGCCTGTTCGACTGA
- a CDS encoding DUF5666 domain-containing protein, with protein MRSLAAACVVLGLTVAAQAQSPTTRVRGTVERVEASALSLKTPAGDAVMVALAPGYAVGGVVKASVADIKKGGFIGVGARPQADGSLLAVQVFIFPEAMRGTGEGHRPWSVLPESTMTNATVAETVSRVDGANIVLSYPGGEQKVTITADANIIMAAPAQVSDLVPGAQVAMSAVKQADGSLSANRITIAKAGAQLPL; from the coding sequence ATGCGTTCTCTCGCTGCTGCCTGCGTTGTTCTCGGCCTCACCGTCGCGGCACAAGCCCAATCGCCGACGACGCGCGTCCGGGGTACGGTCGAACGGGTCGAGGCTTCGGCCTTGAGCCTCAAGACCCCGGCAGGGGATGCCGTCATGGTTGCCCTGGCGCCGGGCTATGCGGTCGGCGGCGTGGTCAAGGCCTCCGTCGCCGACATCAAGAAGGGCGGCTTCATCGGTGTCGGCGCGCGGCCGCAGGCGGACGGGTCGCTGCTCGCCGTGCAGGTCTTCATCTTTCCCGAGGCGATGCGCGGCACCGGCGAGGGCCACAGGCCCTGGAGCGTCCTGCCCGAATCGACCATGACCAACGCCACGGTGGCGGAGACTGTGTCCCGCGTCGACGGCGCCAATATCGTGCTGAGCTATCCCGGTGGCGAGCAGAAGGTGACGATCACCGCCGACGCCAACATCATCATGGCGGCGCCGGCGCAGGTCTCGGATCTCGTGCCCGGCGCGCAGGTGGCGATGAGCGCCGTGAAGCAGGCCGATGGCAGCCTGAGCGCCAACCGCATCACGATCGCCAAGGCCGGCGCGCAGTTGCCGCTGTGA
- the queC gene encoding 7-cyano-7-deazaguanine synthase QueC, with product MATTASASESRALVLFSGGQDSTVALAWALERFASVETVGFDYGQRHRVELECRQTIRDKLPALSTLHSERLGPDHLIDLKALGAISDTALTRETEIAFAETGLPTTFVPGRNLIFLSFAAALAYRRDCRHIVLGVCETDYSGYPDCRDDTIKAMQVALGLGLDRRLVLHTPLMWRDKAQTFALAKALGGQPLLDLVVEDSHSCYLGDRATRHAWGHGCGHCPACELRANGYSAYLISPDDTGPSQDT from the coding sequence ATGGCGACAACGGCCTCAGCCAGTGAAAGCCGGGCGCTCGTGCTGTTCTCCGGCGGCCAGGATTCGACCGTCGCGCTCGCCTGGGCGCTGGAGCGCTTCGCCAGCGTCGAGACCGTCGGCTTCGACTACGGCCAGCGCCATCGCGTCGAGCTGGAATGCCGGCAGACCATTCGCGACAAGCTGCCCGCCCTGTCCACGCTCCATTCGGAACGGCTCGGCCCAGATCATCTCATCGACCTCAAGGCGCTGGGCGCGATCTCCGATACGGCGTTGACGCGCGAGACCGAGATCGCCTTCGCTGAGACCGGGCTTCCCACCACCTTCGTGCCGGGCCGCAACCTGATCTTCCTCTCCTTCGCCGCGGCGCTGGCCTATCGCCGCGATTGCAGGCACATCGTGCTCGGCGTCTGCGAGACCGACTATTCCGGCTATCCCGACTGCCGCGACGACACCATCAAGGCGATGCAGGTCGCGCTCGGCCTTGGACTCGACCGCAGGCTCGTGCTGCACACGCCGCTGATGTGGCGCGACAAGGCGCAGACCTTCGCTCTGGCCAAGGCGCTCGGCGGACAGCCCTTGCTCGATCTGGTGGTCGAGGACAGCCATAGCTGCTATCTCGGCGACCGGGCAACGCGCCATGCCTGGGGCCATGGCTGCGGCCATTGCCCGGCCTGCGAATTGCGCGCCAACGGCTACTCTGCCTATCTGATTTCTCCAGACGACACCGGACCAAGCCAGGATACTTAA
- a CDS encoding methyl-accepting chemotaxis protein has translation MKKLAMLSIGRSFGLVAILAAIIAIGSVSFTLFEARKEMINLKRAEMKNAVEAAASTVNSYLARAEKGELKEADAKKMAIDAISSARFDNGNYYFVINFDNISVSHANKKIETTDMSPLKDATGKFFVKDMIELAKTKGAGFIDYGWTKLGDKEPSLKISYVIAVPKWQWAIGSGLHVHDVDAAFNSVIGDVAKVLVPLGLVMLGVVIFLSRRASGMLASTAKTMNGLAAGDLQAAIAHQERSDEVGSMARALVVFRDAGLAKAGMEADKTRVEAQANAERDAADSERRHNEAERAEASRTQEGVVQALGAGLERLAEGDLTYRINEAFSADYAKLKDDFNAAIAKLQETMRQIATNTESMKAGSVEISQAADDLAGRTEQQASSVEETATALDELTATVRQTAESARLASQATSQVKTEAEQSTSIVRDAVHAMGGIEKSADEISQIVGVIDEIAFQTNLLALNASVEAARAGDAGKGFAVVASEVRALAQRSAEAAKEIKGLISASNIEVEKGVTLVGQTGGALQRMAEEITRVTSLVAEIASAAQEQAAGLQEVNSAVNEMDQATQQNAAMAEQSTAAAHSLSQEADKLGGLVARFQLGGDVSGLKAMAKTMQAAVAAAPRAAVPRPARTTGAAGAATMSKRDHDKAWEEF, from the coding sequence ATGAAGAAACTTGCCATGTTGTCGATCGGCCGCTCCTTCGGGCTGGTCGCGATCCTCGCCGCCATCATCGCCATCGGCAGTGTGAGCTTCACGCTGTTCGAGGCGCGCAAGGAGATGATCAATCTCAAGCGCGCCGAGATGAAGAATGCGGTCGAAGCCGCAGCCTCTACGGTCAACAGCTATCTCGCGCGCGCCGAGAAAGGCGAGCTGAAGGAGGCCGATGCCAAGAAGATGGCGATCGACGCGATCTCCAGCGCCCGCTTCGACAACGGCAACTACTATTTCGTGATCAATTTCGACAACATCAGCGTCTCGCATGCCAACAAGAAGATCGAGACGACGGACATGTCGCCGCTCAAGGATGCGACCGGCAAGTTCTTCGTCAAGGACATGATCGAATTGGCCAAGACGAAGGGCGCCGGCTTCATCGACTATGGCTGGACGAAGCTGGGCGACAAAGAGCCTTCGCTCAAGATTTCCTATGTCATCGCCGTGCCGAAATGGCAGTGGGCGATCGGCTCTGGCCTGCATGTTCACGATGTCGATGCCGCCTTCAACAGCGTGATCGGCGATGTCGCCAAGGTGCTGGTGCCGCTCGGCCTTGTGATGCTCGGCGTCGTGATTTTCCTCAGCCGCCGTGCCTCGGGCATGCTCGCTTCGACCGCCAAGACGATGAACGGCCTTGCCGCCGGCGATCTGCAGGCCGCGATCGCGCATCAGGAACGGTCCGACGAAGTCGGTTCGATGGCGCGTGCGCTCGTCGTGTTCCGCGACGCCGGCCTAGCCAAAGCCGGGATGGAGGCCGACAAGACCCGCGTCGAAGCGCAGGCCAATGCCGAGCGCGACGCGGCCGACAGCGAACGGCGGCACAATGAAGCCGAACGCGCCGAGGCGTCCAGGACGCAGGAGGGTGTCGTCCAGGCGCTCGGCGCCGGGCTTGAGCGGCTCGCCGAGGGCGACCTGACCTACCGGATCAACGAGGCCTTCAGCGCCGACTACGCCAAGCTGAAGGACGATTTCAACGCCGCCATTGCCAAGCTGCAGGAGACGATGCGGCAAATCGCGACCAATACCGAGAGCATGAAGGCGGGCTCGGTCGAGATCAGCCAGGCGGCCGACGACCTCGCCGGGCGCACCGAGCAGCAGGCCTCTTCCGTCGAGGAAACCGCGACGGCGCTGGACGAACTGACCGCGACCGTGCGCCAGACCGCCGAGAGCGCTCGCCTTGCCAGCCAGGCAACGAGCCAAGTCAAGACCGAGGCCGAGCAGTCGACCTCGATCGTGCGCGACGCGGTGCACGCCATGGGCGGCATCGAGAAGTCGGCCGACGAGATCTCGCAGATTGTCGGCGTCATCGACGAGATCGCCTTCCAGACCAATCTGCTCGCGCTGAATGCCAGCGTCGAGGCGGCTCGCGCCGGCGATGCCGGCAAGGGCTTTGCCGTCGTCGCCTCCGAGGTGCGTGCGCTGGCGCAGCGCTCGGCCGAGGCGGCCAAGGAGATCAAGGGCCTGATCTCGGCCTCGAATATCGAGGTCGAGAAGGGCGTCACGCTGGTCGGCCAGACCGGTGGCGCGCTGCAGCGCATGGCCGAGGAGATCACGCGCGTGACCTCGCTGGTCGCCGAGATCGCCAGCGCGGCGCAAGAGCAGGCGGCCGGCCTCCAGGAGGTCAACTCCGCCGTCAACGAAATGGACCAGGCGACGCAGCAGAACGCCGCCATGGCCGAGCAATCGACCGCCGCCGCGCATTCGCTCTCGCAGGAGGCGGACAAGCTCGGCGGGCTCGTGGCGCGCTTCCAGCTCGGCGGCGATGTCAGCGGGCTCAAGGCCATGGCCAAGACGATGCAGGCGGCAGTGGCCGCCGCACCGCGCGCGGCAGTACCCAGGCCCGCGCGGACCACAGGCGCCGCTGGGGCGGCGACCATGTCAAAACGCGACCATGACAAGGCTTGGGAGGAATTTTGA
- a CDS encoding 50S ribosomal protein L25/general stress protein Ctc — protein sequence MTAVKQIEASARAQVGKGAARAVRRQGLTPAVIYGGGAAPEAIALDANKTRLLIYAGHFLTTLFEVSVDGKKTRVIPRDYQLDPVKDFPIHVDFLRVAAGQTIKVEVPVHVVGQDACPGLKAGGAMQIVEHAVEIDVSPESIPEFLEISVAGLNIGDSIHVDALKLPAGVSLTSRENLTLVTIVPPSVDEEADAAEAADAAAKPAA from the coding sequence ATGACCGCCGTGAAGCAAATCGAGGCTTCGGCGCGCGCACAGGTCGGCAAGGGGGCCGCCCGTGCAGTTCGTCGTCAAGGCCTTACACCTGCCGTGATCTATGGTGGGGGCGCTGCTCCCGAAGCCATCGCTCTCGACGCCAACAAGACCCGCCTCCTGATCTATGCCGGACATTTCCTGACCACGCTGTTCGAAGTCAGCGTCGACGGCAAGAAGACGCGCGTCATCCCGCGCGACTATCAGCTCGACCCGGTCAAGGATTTCCCGATCCATGTCGATTTCCTCCGCGTCGCGGCGGGCCAGACCATCAAGGTCGAAGTGCCGGTCCACGTCGTCGGCCAGGACGCCTGCCCCGGCCTCAAGGCTGGCGGCGCGATGCAGATTGTCGAGCATGCCGTCGAGATCGACGTCTCTCCCGAGAGCATCCCCGAATTCCTCGAGATCTCGGTGGCCGGTCTCAATATCGGCGATTCGATCCATGTCGATGCCCTCAAGCTGCCGGCCGGCGTTTCGCTGACCTCGCGCGAGAATCTGACGCTGGTCACGATCGTGCCGCCGTCGGTCGACGAGGAAGCCGATGCGGCCGAGGCGGCTGACGCCGCCGCCAAGCCGGCGGCCTGA
- a CDS encoding PIN domain-containing protein gives MIAEGRVFVDTNVLIYARDENAGEKRAVAVRWLRELAVGGRLIVNLQVLNELTRWVLRNESVPLATARSRVDELRRFGESGLQASHVALAWSVRQRLGYQWFDCLLLAWATAEGCRYFLSEDMGHETRYGDLTIINPFRVDPDAFFKAN, from the coding sequence ATGATCGCTGAAGGCCGCGTCTTCGTCGACACCAATGTGCTGATCTATGCGCGCGACGAGAACGCGGGAGAAAAGCGCGCAGTCGCCGTGCGGTGGCTCCGGGAACTGGCCGTCGGTGGTCGACTCATCGTTAATCTGCAAGTCCTGAACGAATTGACCCGTTGGGTCCTTCGCAACGAATCCGTGCCGTTGGCCACCGCCAGAAGTCGGGTCGACGAACTGCGGCGCTTCGGCGAATCCGGCCTCCAAGCCTCGCATGTCGCGCTCGCCTGGTCGGTTCGCCAGCGCCTTGGCTACCAATGGTTTGATTGCCTGCTGCTCGCCTGGGCCACCGCCGAGGGCTGCCGCTACTTCCTGTCGGAAGACATGGGCCACGAGACCCGCTATGGCGATCTGACGATCATCAACCCCTTCCGCGTCGATCCCGACGCCTTCTTCAAAGCGAACTGA
- the ychF gene encoding redox-regulated ATPase YchF, whose amino-acid sequence MGFKCGIVGLPNVGKSTLFNALTQTAAAQAANYPFCTIEPNVGDVAVPDDRLEQLAAIAGSKEIIPTRLTFVDIAGLVRGASKGEGLGNQFLANIRECDAVAHVVRCFEDGDITHVEGKVAPINDIEIIETELMLADLESLEKRVLPLEKKAKTGDKEAKELADLMNRCLVLLREGKPARLVQVAADERKTFETLGLLSSKPVLYVCNVEEASADKGNAFSELVKARAAEENAVAVVVSAKIESEIAVLPAADQKDYLEAVGLGEPGLNRVIRAGYTLLDLVTYFTVGPKEARAWTIEKGTKGPAAAGVIHSDFEKGYIRAETIAYPDYIANKGEAGAREAGKFRLEGKEYVVADGDVLHFRFAN is encoded by the coding sequence ATGGGTTTCAAATGCGGTATCGTCGGCCTGCCGAATGTCGGCAAGTCGACCCTGTTCAACGCGCTGACGCAGACGGCGGCGGCACAAGCCGCGAACTATCCCTTCTGCACGATCGAGCCCAATGTCGGCGACGTTGCCGTGCCCGACGACCGGCTTGAGCAGCTCGCCGCCATTGCGGGCTCGAAGGAGATCATCCCGACACGGCTGACCTTCGTCGACATCGCCGGCCTGGTGCGCGGCGCCTCGAAAGGCGAAGGCCTCGGCAACCAGTTCCTCGCCAATATCCGCGAATGCGACGCCGTCGCCCATGTCGTGCGCTGCTTCGAGGATGGCGACATCACCCATGTCGAGGGCAAGGTCGCGCCGATCAACGACATCGAGATCATCGAGACCGAATTGATGCTCGCCGATCTCGAAAGCCTCGAGAAACGCGTGCTGCCGCTGGAGAAGAAGGCCAAGACCGGCGACAAGGAAGCCAAGGAACTGGCCGATCTGATGAATCGCTGCCTCGTGCTGCTGCGCGAGGGCAAGCCTGCCCGATTGGTGCAGGTCGCAGCCGACGAGCGCAAGACCTTCGAGACGCTCGGCCTGCTCTCCTCCAAGCCCGTGCTCTATGTCTGCAACGTCGAGGAGGCGAGCGCCGACAAAGGCAACGCCTTCTCCGAGCTGGTCAAGGCCCGCGCCGCCGAGGAGAACGCCGTTGCGGTGGTGGTCTCGGCCAAGATCGAGAGCGAGATCGCCGTGCTGCCGGCAGCCGACCAGAAGGATTATCTGGAGGCAGTGGGCCTGGGGGAACCTGGCCTCAACCGCGTCATCCGCGCCGGCTACACCCTGCTCGACCTCGTGACCTACTTCACCGTCGGCCCAAAGGAAGCCCGCGCCTGGACGATCGAGAAGGGCACCAAGGGCCCCGCCGCCGCCGGCGTGATCCATAGCGATTTCGAGAAGGGCTACATCCGCGCCGAGACGATCGCCTATCCCGACTACATCGCCAACAAGGGCGAGGCCGGGGCGCGCGAGGCCGGAAAATTCCGGCTCGAAGGCAAGGAATACGTCGTCGCCGACGGCGACGTGCTGCATTTCCGTTTCGCCAACTGA
- the pth gene encoding aminoacyl-tRNA hydrolase encodes MLIFAGLGNPGARYARNRHNIGFMAVETIARAHRASPWRARFQAEACEATIGSEKVILLKPQTYMNESGRAIGEAARFFKVAPEDVIVFHDELDLAPAKLRMKLGGGNAGHNGLRSTTAAIGNEYRRVRMGIGHPGLKELVHAYVLNDFGKAEQPWVEDLCIACADNATLLAAHDDAGFQNKVHLFMDARGHASVKRLGEKTPE; translated from the coding sequence ATGCTGATTTTCGCCGGCCTCGGCAATCCAGGCGCGCGCTATGCCCGCAACCGCCACAATATCGGCTTCATGGCGGTCGAGACGATCGCCCGCGCGCATCGCGCATCGCCCTGGCGCGCACGTTTTCAGGCCGAAGCCTGCGAAGCGACGATCGGCTCCGAAAAGGTCATTCTGCTCAAGCCGCAGACCTATATGAACGAATCCGGCCGCGCGATCGGCGAGGCGGCGCGCTTCTTCAAGGTCGCGCCTGAGGACGTCATCGTCTTCCATGACGAGCTCGACCTCGCCCCTGCCAAGCTGCGCATGAAGCTCGGCGGCGGCAATGCCGGCCATAACGGCCTGCGTTCGACCACGGCCGCGATCGGCAACGAGTATCGCCGTGTGCGGATGGGCATCGGCCATCCCGGCCTCAAGGAGCTCGTCCACGCCTATGTGCTGAACGATTTCGGCAAGGCCGAGCAGCCCTGGGTCGAGGATCTTTGCATTGCCTGCGCCGACAATGCGACATTGCTCGCCGCCCATGACGATGCCGGCTTCCAGAACAAGGTGCATCTCTTCATGGATGCGCGCGGCCATGCGTCAGTGAAGCGGCTTGGCGAAAAGACCCCCGAATAG
- a CDS encoding accessory factor UbiK family protein — MVTTSNRFLDDIARLATDAAGAAQGVRREVETVVKTQIERLLRDMDVVTREEFEAVREMALLAREENDKLAQRLAALEGKKAKSPEAKS; from the coding sequence ATGGTCACCACCAGCAACCGCTTCCTCGACGACATCGCCCGTCTCGCCACGGATGCCGCCGGCGCGGCCCAGGGCGTGCGCCGCGAGGTCGAGACCGTCGTGAAGACGCAGATCGAGCGCCTGCTGCGCGATATGGATGTCGTCACCCGCGAAGAGTTCGAGGCTGTGCGCGAGATGGCGCTGCTGGCGCGCGAGGAAAACGACAAGCTGGCGCAGCGCCTCGCCGCGCTGGAGGGCAAGAAGGCCAAAAGTCCTGAAGCCAAGTCCTGA
- a CDS encoding GNAT family N-acetyltransferase, giving the protein MRELTPVDDIRIRSIERGDEERLLAFWRYVWTSTYGSSLGSQVLDAMLSGLDRKGLSGMLPGNGERGYCALCGERLVGTAIAAERGQKAFLWGMYVDPGQQRLGLGTRLLSAVIADLALVSILEARALRSSPWAIAFYEGRGFRHNGDEAIELADGFSGTAAIMTFARALPPS; this is encoded by the coding sequence TTGAGAGAACTGACGCCAGTAGACGATATCCGCATACGTTCTATCGAGCGCGGCGACGAAGAGCGGCTTCTGGCATTTTGGCGATACGTTTGGACGAGCACCTACGGATCAAGTCTTGGATCGCAGGTGCTGGACGCCATGCTGTCGGGGCTTGATCGGAAGGGCCTTTCCGGCATGCTGCCTGGCAATGGCGAACGAGGCTATTGCGCTCTATGCGGAGAGCGGCTCGTAGGAACCGCGATCGCCGCGGAACGAGGCCAAAAGGCCTTTCTTTGGGGCATGTATGTTGATCCGGGACAGCAGCGCTTAGGTCTCGGGACACGGCTTCTGTCGGCCGTTATCGCCGATCTGGCTTTGGTTTCGATACTTGAAGCAAGAGCTCTGAGATCAAGTCCATGGGCCATTGCGTTCTATGAGGGGCGAGGCTTTCGGCACAATGGCGACGAAGCCATCGAACTCGCAGACGGTTTCTCGGGAACAGCCGCCATCATGACCTTCGCGCGCGCCCTTCCGCCATCGTGA